From a single Hemibagrus wyckioides isolate EC202008001 linkage group LG27, SWU_Hwy_1.0, whole genome shotgun sequence genomic region:
- the sltm gene encoding SAFB-like transcription modulator isoform X1: MASGAISAETKKITDLRVVDLKTELKRRNLDVTGVKNVLIARLKQALEDEGGDPENIEIPVSADTSTRKNTKSKGRRNDSDVDLTMEEESFSKEPEEEESEKDITDTDDATRENTKSFSDGDGLVEPEAQPDLEAESEIEAEAEPEIEAELEPDLEAEAEVEPEVPAMEALESEAASEPAKEVEDDNISVTIQAEDAITLDVDGDDLLETGKHVKLPDSEADKGCEEPEASAETRQEADSMAEVKDSHKDCKRDDSPKTDTTKKDGREALKKAETGDKEKDSGKKGPSSAGAAGQAKSASKDRDGKTAKDEKAGNNSSTSSTRNLWVSGLSSNTKAADLKNLFGKYGKVFSAKVVTNARSPGAKCYGLVTMSSSAEVARCISHLDCTELHGQQISVDRVKSDPFKKDSKKEGEDKTGSNKASGEKRISAGLKAASKAQASSKKEEKKPTEKDGKESSKKQESKSTKSDAPSSSSASDPKKDEKKHGRKSPGKMLVLDQSKSQQGFNKPRPPFRRGGRFDKPAAPNMMNRRPRWLIPPEQIEAMKKGRPFPNKGGNKDILPFEKMKEQRMRERMVRMERVRRAMELRRRREMAERERRERERLRVMREREERENLMRERQRLEMERQKLERERMERERLERERIRIEQERRKEAERMAREREELRRQQEQLRYEQEKRNNLKRGRDVDHRRDDSYWNGNKKIQPESEGRISQASDYSNRQQGRFSDFSSRDRTRFPDSAPVQPSNFDRRNRFDSEPEAKKNRPDPRREGSGFERYPKSFEGVRRAEPPPPSGRSDLRDTDRRDIRDRDERRPVSMPERPTGGRAPPPAMSHSRSTRDTGHTGWKNDGGMNTKPSDVRGAVRMRPEHSGRDGPGPNMRGASSANRGRGSFSSRDGGRPSVMGDQHFSSGRQVVVERHSRDQGPRKEWHSSSSQSGGFPDNRCMGESRPAMMAPHSSHSSSGMNRIVQITNVPMTGSSGGFKPFKGRF; the protein is encoded by the exons ATGGCGTCCGGTGCCATTTCAGCAGAGACCAAGAAGATAACGGATTTGCGCGTTGTTGATTTAAAAACTGAACTCAAGCGGAGGAACCTGGACGTTACCGGAGTGAAAAATGTTCTCATTGCGAGGCTGAAACAG GCATTAGAAGATGAAGGCGGTGATCCAGAGAACATTGAGATCCCTGTGTCAGCTGACACAAGTACCCGGAAGAATACAAAATCCAAAG GAAGGAGGAACGACTCGGATGTTGACCTCACAATGGAAGAGGAGTCATTTTCCAAG GAGCCTGAAGAGGAGGAATCTGAGAAAG ATATAACTGATACTGATGATGCTACTCGTGAAAATACTAAATCCTTCTCCGACGGGGATGGCCTCGTCGAGCCTGAGGCACAGCCAGACCTGGAGGCAGAGTCTGAGATTGAGGCCGAGGCAGAGCCTGAGATTGAGGCAGAGCTGGAGCCTGATCTTGAGGCTGAGGCAGAAGTCGAACCTGAAGTCCCAGCGATGGAGGCCTTGGAGAGCGAAGCCGCTTCCGAACCTGCCAAAGAGGTCGAAGATGATAACATATCCGTCACCATCCAGGCAGAAGATGCCATCACGCTGGATGTGGATGGCGACGACCTCCTGGAAACAGGTAAACATGTGAAACTTCCAGATTCTGAGGCAGACAAGGGCTGCGAGGAGCCGGAAGCCTCTGCCGAGACGAGGCAGGAGGCAGACTCGATGGCCGAAGTAAAGGACAGCCACAAAGATTGTAAGAGAGACGACAGCCCGAAGACtgataccaccaagaaggacggcAGGGAGGCCTTGAAGAAAGCTGAAACGGGAGACAAAGAAAAGGATTCTGGGAAGAAAGGCCCCTCTTCTGCTGGGGCAGCAGGTCAAGCAAAGAG TGCCTCAAAAGACCGAGATGGGAAGACCGCAAAAGATGAAAAAG CAGGAAACAACAGCAGCACTAGCTCTACTCGGAATCTGTGGGTGAGCGGCCTGTCGTccaacaccaaagcagctgattTAAAGAACCTTTTTGGCAAATATGGCAAG GTTTTCAGTGCCAAAGTGGTCACCAATGCCCGCAGCCCAGGGGCTAAATGCTATGGCTTGGTGACAATGTCCTCCAGTGCTGAAGTGGCACGATGCATATCCCATCTGGACTGCACCGAGCTCCACGGTCAGCAGATATCTGTGGACAGA GTTAAAAGTGACCCTTTCAAGAAGGACTCTAAAAAAGAAGGAGAGGATAAAACAGGATCCAATAAAGCATCAGGGGAGAAGCGCATTTCTGCTGGACTGAAGGCCGCTAGCAA GGCTCAGGCCTCCtctaaaaaggaagaaaagaagccAACTGAGAAGGACGGCAAAGAATCTTCCAAGAAACAGGAGTCCAAGAGCACCAAGTCTGACGCTCCATCCTCTAGCTCTGCTTCTGACCCCAAGAAGGACGAGAAGAAACACGGGC GGAAGAGTCCAGGAAAGATGCTTGTGCTTGACCAGTCTAAAAGCCAGCAAGGCTTCAACAAACCTCGACCACCGTTCAGGAGGGGAGGACGTTTTGACAAG CCTGCTGCCCCCAATATGATGAACAGACGTCCTCGATGGCTCATTCCTCCTGAACAG ATAGAAGCCATGAAGAAAGGGAGGCCTTTTCCCAACAAAGGTGGCAATAAGGACATCCTTCCTTTCGAGAAAATGAAGGAACAAAGGATGCGTGAGCGCATGGTTAGAATGGAAAGAGTCCGCAGGGCCATGGAACTGCGCAG GCGACGCGAGATGGCAGAACGGGAGCGCAGAGAACGCGAACGGCTGCGAGTAATGCGTGAGCGTGAGGAGAGGGAGAACCTGATGCGTGAGCGCCAGAGGCTGGAGATGGAGAGGCAGAAACTCGAGCGTGAACGCATGGAGCGAGAGCgcttggagagagagaggatccgCATCGAACAG GAGCGAAGAAAGGAAGCTGAGCGCATGGCTCGGGAGCGGGAAGAGCTGAGGAGGCAACAAGAACAGCTACGCTATGAGCAGGAGAAACGCAACAACCTGAAGAGAGGCCGTGACGTAGACCACAG GAGGGATGACTCTTACTGGAATGGCAATAAGAAGATTCAGCCAGAGTCAGAGGGTCGTATAAGCCAAGCTTCAGACTACAGCAACCGACAGCAGGGTCGCTTCAGTGACTTCAGCTCCAGAGACAGAACACGTTTCCCAGATAGTGCTCCAGTCCAGCCCTCTAACTTTGACAG gcgGAATCGATTTGACAGTGAACCTGAGGCTAAGAAGAATCGTCCTGACCCAAGGCGTGAAGGTTCTGGGTTTGAGCGTTACCCTAAAAGCTTTGAGGGTGTGCGCCGGGCCGAGCCCCCTCCCCCATCAGGCCGCTCCGATCTTCGTGACACAGACAGGAGGGATATTCGTGACAGAGATGAACGCCGTCCTGTGTCAATGCCTGAACGGCCAACAGGAGGCAGAGCTCCTCCTCCAGCCATGAGCCACTCTCGCTCGACTAGAGACACCGGCCACACTGGCTGGAAAAATGATGGTGGCATGAACACAAAACCGTCTGATGTCAG GGGAGCAGTGCGGATGCGTCCAGAGCACTCGGGCCGAGACGGACCAGGCCCTAACATGAGAGGTGCCTCCTCAGCTAACCGTGGCAGGGGCAGCTTCAGTAGCAGAGACGGAGGTAGACCTTCAGTCATGGGTGATCAG CATTTTAGCAGTGGAAGGCAGGTGGTGGTGGAGAGACACAGCCGGGATCAGGGACCCAGAAAGGAGTGGCATAGCAGCAGCTCCCAGAGTGGAGGTTTTCCTGATAACCGGTGCATGGGAGAAAGTCGACCTGCCATGATGGCTCCACATTCCAG CCACTCCTCCAGTGGCATGAACCGAATCGTCCAGATCACAAACGTCCCAATGACTGGCAGCAGTGGAGGATTCAAACCCTTCAAAGGAAGGTTCTAG
- the sltm gene encoding SAFB-like transcription modulator isoform X2: MASGAISAETKKITDLRVVDLKTELKRRNLDVTGVKNVLIARLKQALEDEGGDPENIEIPVSADTSTRKNTKSKGRRNDSDVDLTMEEESFSKEPEEEESEKDITDTDDATRENTKSFSDGDGLVEPEAQPDLEAESEIEAEAEPEIEAELEPDLEAEAEVEPEVPAMEALESEAASEPAKEVEDDNISVTIQAEDAITLDVDGDDLLETGKHVKLPDSEADKGCEEPEASAETRQEADSMAEVKDSHKDCKRDDSPKTDTTKKDGREALKKAETGDKEKDSGKKGPSSAGAAGQAKSASKDRDGKTAKDEKGNNSSTSSTRNLWVSGLSSNTKAADLKNLFGKYGKVFSAKVVTNARSPGAKCYGLVTMSSSAEVARCISHLDCTELHGQQISVDRVKSDPFKKDSKKEGEDKTGSNKASGEKRISAGLKAASKAQASSKKEEKKPTEKDGKESSKKQESKSTKSDAPSSSSASDPKKDEKKHGRKSPGKMLVLDQSKSQQGFNKPRPPFRRGGRFDKPAAPNMMNRRPRWLIPPEQIEAMKKGRPFPNKGGNKDILPFEKMKEQRMRERMVRMERVRRAMELRRRREMAERERRERERLRVMREREERENLMRERQRLEMERQKLERERMERERLERERIRIEQERRKEAERMAREREELRRQQEQLRYEQEKRNNLKRGRDVDHRRDDSYWNGNKKIQPESEGRISQASDYSNRQQGRFSDFSSRDRTRFPDSAPVQPSNFDRRNRFDSEPEAKKNRPDPRREGSGFERYPKSFEGVRRAEPPPPSGRSDLRDTDRRDIRDRDERRPVSMPERPTGGRAPPPAMSHSRSTRDTGHTGWKNDGGMNTKPSDVRGAVRMRPEHSGRDGPGPNMRGASSANRGRGSFSSRDGGRPSVMGDQHFSSGRQVVVERHSRDQGPRKEWHSSSSQSGGFPDNRCMGESRPAMMAPHSSHSSSGMNRIVQITNVPMTGSSGGFKPFKGRF, translated from the exons ATGGCGTCCGGTGCCATTTCAGCAGAGACCAAGAAGATAACGGATTTGCGCGTTGTTGATTTAAAAACTGAACTCAAGCGGAGGAACCTGGACGTTACCGGAGTGAAAAATGTTCTCATTGCGAGGCTGAAACAG GCATTAGAAGATGAAGGCGGTGATCCAGAGAACATTGAGATCCCTGTGTCAGCTGACACAAGTACCCGGAAGAATACAAAATCCAAAG GAAGGAGGAACGACTCGGATGTTGACCTCACAATGGAAGAGGAGTCATTTTCCAAG GAGCCTGAAGAGGAGGAATCTGAGAAAG ATATAACTGATACTGATGATGCTACTCGTGAAAATACTAAATCCTTCTCCGACGGGGATGGCCTCGTCGAGCCTGAGGCACAGCCAGACCTGGAGGCAGAGTCTGAGATTGAGGCCGAGGCAGAGCCTGAGATTGAGGCAGAGCTGGAGCCTGATCTTGAGGCTGAGGCAGAAGTCGAACCTGAAGTCCCAGCGATGGAGGCCTTGGAGAGCGAAGCCGCTTCCGAACCTGCCAAAGAGGTCGAAGATGATAACATATCCGTCACCATCCAGGCAGAAGATGCCATCACGCTGGATGTGGATGGCGACGACCTCCTGGAAACAGGTAAACATGTGAAACTTCCAGATTCTGAGGCAGACAAGGGCTGCGAGGAGCCGGAAGCCTCTGCCGAGACGAGGCAGGAGGCAGACTCGATGGCCGAAGTAAAGGACAGCCACAAAGATTGTAAGAGAGACGACAGCCCGAAGACtgataccaccaagaaggacggcAGGGAGGCCTTGAAGAAAGCTGAAACGGGAGACAAAGAAAAGGATTCTGGGAAGAAAGGCCCCTCTTCTGCTGGGGCAGCAGGTCAAGCAAAGAG TGCCTCAAAAGACCGAGATGGGAAGACCGCAAAAGATGAAAAAG GAAACAACAGCAGCACTAGCTCTACTCGGAATCTGTGGGTGAGCGGCCTGTCGTccaacaccaaagcagctgattTAAAGAACCTTTTTGGCAAATATGGCAAG GTTTTCAGTGCCAAAGTGGTCACCAATGCCCGCAGCCCAGGGGCTAAATGCTATGGCTTGGTGACAATGTCCTCCAGTGCTGAAGTGGCACGATGCATATCCCATCTGGACTGCACCGAGCTCCACGGTCAGCAGATATCTGTGGACAGA GTTAAAAGTGACCCTTTCAAGAAGGACTCTAAAAAAGAAGGAGAGGATAAAACAGGATCCAATAAAGCATCAGGGGAGAAGCGCATTTCTGCTGGACTGAAGGCCGCTAGCAA GGCTCAGGCCTCCtctaaaaaggaagaaaagaagccAACTGAGAAGGACGGCAAAGAATCTTCCAAGAAACAGGAGTCCAAGAGCACCAAGTCTGACGCTCCATCCTCTAGCTCTGCTTCTGACCCCAAGAAGGACGAGAAGAAACACGGGC GGAAGAGTCCAGGAAAGATGCTTGTGCTTGACCAGTCTAAAAGCCAGCAAGGCTTCAACAAACCTCGACCACCGTTCAGGAGGGGAGGACGTTTTGACAAG CCTGCTGCCCCCAATATGATGAACAGACGTCCTCGATGGCTCATTCCTCCTGAACAG ATAGAAGCCATGAAGAAAGGGAGGCCTTTTCCCAACAAAGGTGGCAATAAGGACATCCTTCCTTTCGAGAAAATGAAGGAACAAAGGATGCGTGAGCGCATGGTTAGAATGGAAAGAGTCCGCAGGGCCATGGAACTGCGCAG GCGACGCGAGATGGCAGAACGGGAGCGCAGAGAACGCGAACGGCTGCGAGTAATGCGTGAGCGTGAGGAGAGGGAGAACCTGATGCGTGAGCGCCAGAGGCTGGAGATGGAGAGGCAGAAACTCGAGCGTGAACGCATGGAGCGAGAGCgcttggagagagagaggatccgCATCGAACAG GAGCGAAGAAAGGAAGCTGAGCGCATGGCTCGGGAGCGGGAAGAGCTGAGGAGGCAACAAGAACAGCTACGCTATGAGCAGGAGAAACGCAACAACCTGAAGAGAGGCCGTGACGTAGACCACAG GAGGGATGACTCTTACTGGAATGGCAATAAGAAGATTCAGCCAGAGTCAGAGGGTCGTATAAGCCAAGCTTCAGACTACAGCAACCGACAGCAGGGTCGCTTCAGTGACTTCAGCTCCAGAGACAGAACACGTTTCCCAGATAGTGCTCCAGTCCAGCCCTCTAACTTTGACAG gcgGAATCGATTTGACAGTGAACCTGAGGCTAAGAAGAATCGTCCTGACCCAAGGCGTGAAGGTTCTGGGTTTGAGCGTTACCCTAAAAGCTTTGAGGGTGTGCGCCGGGCCGAGCCCCCTCCCCCATCAGGCCGCTCCGATCTTCGTGACACAGACAGGAGGGATATTCGTGACAGAGATGAACGCCGTCCTGTGTCAATGCCTGAACGGCCAACAGGAGGCAGAGCTCCTCCTCCAGCCATGAGCCACTCTCGCTCGACTAGAGACACCGGCCACACTGGCTGGAAAAATGATGGTGGCATGAACACAAAACCGTCTGATGTCAG GGGAGCAGTGCGGATGCGTCCAGAGCACTCGGGCCGAGACGGACCAGGCCCTAACATGAGAGGTGCCTCCTCAGCTAACCGTGGCAGGGGCAGCTTCAGTAGCAGAGACGGAGGTAGACCTTCAGTCATGGGTGATCAG CATTTTAGCAGTGGAAGGCAGGTGGTGGTGGAGAGACACAGCCGGGATCAGGGACCCAGAAAGGAGTGGCATAGCAGCAGCTCCCAGAGTGGAGGTTTTCCTGATAACCGGTGCATGGGAGAAAGTCGACCTGCCATGATGGCTCCACATTCCAG CCACTCCTCCAGTGGCATGAACCGAATCGTCCAGATCACAAACGTCCCAATGACTGGCAGCAGTGGAGGATTCAAACCCTTCAAAGGAAGGTTCTAG